Proteins from a genomic interval of Cyprinus carpio isolate SPL01 chromosome A21, ASM1834038v1, whole genome shotgun sequence:
- the rasgrp2 gene encoding RAS guanyl-releasing protein 2 → MESVSSDQSASVDELVEACIKAFDNDEGVLKEPSLVRLFLTMHPWYLSSSDLAKKLLHKSQEQDCSANRQSQICHLVRYWISEFPAEFDLNPALAEQIRGLKERLEQNGDVRRSLLIDIDSIPSYEWRRQLDETVQKKRKTSLLFDHLDASTLAEHLTYMEYKSFCKILFQDYHSFVMHGCTVDNPILERFITLFNSVSQWIQIMVLSKPTAQQRATVISEFINVAQRLLQLQNFNTLMAVVGGLSNSSIARLKDTQALIGSETRKVFDGLVELVTSSGNYSRYRQRFSECSGFRFPILGVHLKDLIAVHVALPDWFDPEKTRVNLTKTHQLYAILEELALIQSTPPSIEANSDLLNLLIVSLDQYHSEDEIYQLSLQREPRSIKLSASSSKSQSPLIEQWSSSVKPKADPAIINKHIEKMVESVFQNFDTDGDGYISQGEFEIIRRNFPYLCKFDELDQNQDCKISREEMIGYFTKASSLQNCKMGFVHTFTEASSVKPSFCRHCSRLIWGFYKQRCKCIVCGVSCHKDCCSRLAIECRKRAQSVSCHSDVSFKATRSFSFPPPSSTEPIVITDGSQEEQDEVLDVRL, encoded by the exons ATGGAGAGCGTTTCATCGGATCAGTCAGCCAGTGTGGATGAGCTGGTGGAAGCCTGCATCAAAGCCTTTG ACAATGATGAAGGTGTTCTGAAGGAGCCGTCGCTCGTGCGATTGTTTCTCACCATGCATCCCTGGTACCTGTCATCCAGTGACCTAGCTAAGAAACTTCTGCACAA GTCTCAGGAACAGGATTGCTCTGCAAATCGCCAGTCTCAAATCTGTCACCTTGTCAG gtaCTGGATATCTGAGTTCCCAGCTGAGTTTGACCTGAACCCCGCACTGGCTGAGCAGATCCGCGGTCTGAAAGAGCGACTGGAACAGAATGGAGATGTGAGGCGTAGTCTGCTCATCGACATAGACAGCAT TCCATCTTACGAATGGCGACGTCAACTGGATGAAACTGTCCAGAAAAAACGCAAGACCTCTCTTCTTTTTGACCACCTGGATGCTTCCACCCTGGCTGAACACTTAACATATATGGAGTACAAATCATTTTGCAAAATTTTG TTCCAGGACTACCACAGTTTCGTGATGCACGGCTGCACGGTGGATAATCCCATTCTGGAGCGTTTCATTACTCTGTTTAACAGTGTTTCCCAGTGGATCCAGATCATGGTTCTCAGTAAGCCTACAGCTCAGCAGAGAGCCACTGTCATCAGTGAATTCATCAATGTGGCCCAG agGCTACTGCAGCTGCAGAACTTCAATACACTGATGGCTGTAGTGGGTGGGCTCAGCAATAGCTCCATTGCTAGACTCAAGGATACGCAGGCGCTCATTGGCAGCGAGACGCGCAAG GTCTTTGATGGATTGGTGGAGCTGGTCACTTCCTCTGGAAACTACAGTCGCTATCGTCAGCGTTTCTCAGAATGTTCGGGATTCCGCTTCCCCATCCTTGGGGTGCATTTGAAGGATCTGATTGCCGTCCATGTAGCCCTGCCTGATTGGTTTGACCCGGAGAAGACTAGGGTCAACCTAACCAAGACTCATCAATTGTATGCCATTCTTGAAGAGCTGGCGCTCATTCAAAGCACTCCGCCCAGTATAGAAGCCAATTCAGACCTGCTGAATCTGCTTATA GTGTCTTTGGACCAGTACCATTCAGAGGATGAGATATATCAGCTGTCTCTACAGAGGGAGCCTCGCAGTATTAAACTATCA GCTTCCAGCTCAAAGTCACAGTCTCCTCTAATAGAACAGTGGTCATCTTCAGTCAAACCCAAAGCGGATCCAGCCATCATCAACAAACACATTGAAAAAATGGTGGAG TCAGTGTTTCAAAATTTTGACACTGATGGCGATGGCTACATTTCCCAAGGAGAGTTTGAGATCATCAGGAGGAATTTCCCTTACCTTTGCAAGTTTGATGAACTGGACCAAAACCA GGATTGTAAGATTAGCCGTGAGGAGATGATTGGGTACTTCACAAAGGCGAGCTCCTTACAGAACTGTAAGATGGGTTTTGTTCACACGTTTACAGAGGCGAGCAGCGTCAAGCCTTCATTTTGTCGGCACTGCTCTCGTTTG ATATGGGGATTTTACAAACAGCGATGCAAATGCATAG tgtgtgGGGTGAGCTGTCATAAAGACTGCTGCAGTCGTTTGGCCATCGAGTGCCGTAAGCGTGCACAGAGTGTCAGTTGTCACAGTGACGTTTCCTTTAAGGCCACACGCTCTTTCAGCTTTCCGCCTCCCTCCAGCACAGAGCCgatag TCATCACAGACGGCTCtcaggaggaacaggatgaggtTTTGGATGTCCGCCTTTGA